One Antennarius striatus isolate MH-2024 chromosome 9, ASM4005453v1, whole genome shotgun sequence genomic window, GGATATAGTGGTGGGCTCTTCAACATGTACGGCAACAGAACACTAAAGAGGAACGCCAAATGTTCATTGACTGTGATCTTTATCAGTCTACCTCAGCCCAACGTTTATCAGTTGTTATCTGTGTGccgtgtgtttttgtgtttagttATGTGACAAACAAGGAAATAAATCTTGTGCTATCTAGGTTTGTGCAAGCAAACACCTTTGTATTCATTTCTATTGTTGAAATGGAAACTACAtcggaaaaaaaatcatgtgccCCAGTCTGCTGTGTTTTGCAGCTGTTTGCTGATTGTAAAGACCAGCTTCAAGAGTGCTCGTGTAGAAATGTGGACATCCAACCAGCGTTTAGCAGATGTGCTGCTCATTGGTTGATTCAGTTAACAGAGAAGGCTATATATGAATATCAGAGTCTGTATTAGCTGCAGGGGCATCCTAGACATGAATGCAAGCGTCAGAGTTATAACTACCACCTCTTTTTGACAGGAGATGCTGATTATttgaatctttgtttttttaatgatctaCATTGAGTTTAGCCTCATTGTTGCACTACAGCTTGTAAAACTCGagtcaaaaaaaatgtatagGCCAAAAAACATCTTTGACCACCcttacacaaaaatgttttattcttagTCATTACTGTTACATGTAGCGTGTTACTGTGTAAATTCTTTTTTATCTCATGACAACTTAAATTTgcgtgtgcgcatgtgtgtatTGCACATAAATACGTCTGAGCTGAAACCCTTCTTTTTCTGATGGACAAAGATATCGCATGGCTAAAAAGGATTTTCATTTGGAATGTATTTAGAGTTTATATTTAGAGTTTATACACAGGTAAATGACACTAAACATTTGCAATAAGGCTGCATTTAAACTGCAGACATATCGgataccaatcagatttccttccatgtccaatttttagggctgactgttcacattgtttttagcaagtgCCCAAATgtgatctggctctgttcagactgggcctcATTATCAGCCGATCCTTTCTCAGAAGTGaactgtttgcatttttaaatgtcagtacAAACAAAAGCTTCAAAAAATCATGTCCACTTCCTTCATCATCTTGAATTTAccagaattacaaaaaaaaaagatagcagCAGGCGTGGTACTGAATGTTGTGAGAAACAGCATGGAGGAATGTCGGGAGGCAAATGAGGAAGAAAGAAGGTGTGGACATGCATATACCTTATAAAAAGGTGGTATTTCAGTCTGTCCACTAATCAAGACTCAAGCTGGTCTCAGGAAATCCTGCAAGCGACTGTGAGTTGAGGTGAGTTTCTGCATCTATAAAGAAAAATTGTGACAGTGTGTTGTTGTATCGGGGGAACATTACAGAGCTGTTTATCATTAGGACTAAATGATCAAGTTAGTAACGATGCTTAATGACTTTGTTTCTGATTGTAGTGTTGACTCTGAATGActtcaaaaatgtattctttCCTGGTCTTCACGGTGCTCTTTGTTGGCTGCCTGTCAAAACGTAAGAAgtttatcaatttattttaaaaacacctAGCATGCATTCAGGTCTTCATAGATTAAAGTTGAAGGCAAGATGATTCCTGGGATGGTAGCTCACCCATGTCCTTCATATTATGTGTTTGACCTCTCCAGCTCTTTACATCTATAACTCCTTCTCTGAATCTGTTGGGTCTGGGAATGGAGAATCATATGCAACAAGTGGAGAAGGAAGGATCACAGCGATCAGGGTCTGGGAGGCGCCTCACGCATACGTTACTGGGTGAgtctctcatctcatctcatctcatctcatcttgttTATGAGTTACTTAGGGCCTGTTTGACAGTGTAGACACAGGTTGCTGCTCTACTCAATTAGTAGCTCTTGCTTCAGAAAAAATAGCTGGAACATATGTTTGATTATGTCCAatgtataattaaatatttctgcTTATTGCCTCAAATAGTTCGATTTTTAATCACTGCTGTCTTAGATTTGTCCTAATGTAGGATTGTTTTCACATGATTTATTTGGTCTAATGTTTCTTCTCTGATCATTCATCATTGATTTAATGTCCTCATGTCCTGGTAGACCTTCCTTTGCTCACAagtgtttcctctcttttttgtgtttccttatAGTTTCCAGCTCAGTTTCAATCACATCTGGGATGAAGTTATAGGTTACAAAACTCACTTTGAAACTGAAATGAAGCTATTTGAGAATGAGGTCATCACACAGGTCAGGAAAATCAATAAATGCTAAAATActcttgttttttaattaatacacAACATGCAAATGCTTCATTATACAGTAAATCAGTCTGTATTTGATTGGACAAAACACAGTTTCTGTCTGTGAAGAATCTACATTAATATTCTCTTATAATCCAGGTTTCTGGCAAATACCAATCCACTGTTATTTATCAGCTGATATTTGTAACCTCACGGGGACGCTTCCTGATAGTCGGCCAGCCAAATAAGGTATTAATGGTTTGAATGATTCCTGCAAATTGCACAATTTTTACTTATGGACATATATAACATTTTGCTATTTGTGTTACAGATATCATTTAATATGTACCCTGAATTCAGCGATGGGGAGCTGGTGAAGTTGAGTGGGCATCGACAGTACAATAGAATTACTGCCATCGCAGCTCACTGGGGGACGGCCGTCTTGAAGCAAATTGACGACATTAAAGAGcatatttaataaatgacaCCTATGCAGTATATACTCactaaaaataatgaatcagcttaaataaaaattcaagaATTTGCACATCTTTAGCAACAAATCTCTGTTGGATCCTATTTAGCCAACGGGAAAATGCTAATTTTAATGATTGGAGAAATCTGCATAATAAACTTTCTGAACTATTATTTGATGCAGCATATTTTTGTGTTCAAGTTCATTCCACATCATCTTATTAAAATtaagcaaatgaaaaagaaaacatgcaaaaatacagtattcaaAAAACATATCAACCtacataaaaaacatgaaatcaactaaataataatcatcaatcacccatccatccatacatac contains:
- the LOC137601877 gene encoding zymogen granule membrane protein 16-like, with translation MTSKMYSFLVFTVLFVGCLSKPLYIYNSFSESVGSGNGESYATSGEGRITAIRVWEAPHAYVTGFQLSFNHIWDEVIGYKTHFETEMKLFENEVITQVSGKYQSTVIYQLIFVTSRGRFLIVGQPNKISFNMYPEFSDGELVKLSGHRQYNRITAIAAHWGTAVLKQIDDIKEHI